The Rhodococcus triatomae genome includes a window with the following:
- the glmM gene encoding phosphoglucosamine mutase, translating to MGRLFGTDGVRGLANVELTAELALRVARASAAVLATGPSSSAGTGPGTGNLSRPKAVVGRDPRASSEMIEAAVVAGLASAGVDVLLVGVLPTPAVAFLTGDLGADLGVMISASHNPMPDNGIKIFAAGGRKLDDDAEDRIEDLLATADTGRGPTGAGIGRVRTVPDAENRYLLHLASASSVRLDGLTVVVDCANGAASGTGPAAYRAAGATVIAINDRPDGIDINDGCGSTHLEGLQKAVVSNGADLGLAHDGDADRCLAVDASGSVIDGDSIMAILALAMRDSGDLAGDTLVTTVMSNLGLHLAMKDAGIAVVTTAVGDRYVLEGLRAGGYSLGGEQSGHIVFPAFGTTGDGIHTGLALMARVAQTRRPLAELASVMTALPQVLVNVRVDDKAAVAASSLVLDAVEAVERRLGDHGRVLLRPSGTEQLVRVMVEAPDTETAQTTADELAAIVAAV from the coding sequence ATGGGTCGGTTGTTCGGTACGGACGGCGTGCGTGGGTTGGCCAACGTGGAGTTGACGGCCGAGTTGGCGTTGCGCGTCGCGCGCGCGTCGGCTGCGGTCCTCGCCACCGGGCCTTCGAGCAGCGCCGGAACGGGGCCGGGCACCGGGAACCTGTCGCGTCCGAAGGCCGTCGTCGGGCGTGACCCGCGTGCGAGCAGCGAGATGATCGAGGCCGCCGTCGTGGCCGGTCTCGCGTCGGCCGGTGTCGACGTGCTCCTCGTGGGTGTGCTCCCGACGCCCGCCGTGGCCTTTCTCACCGGCGACCTGGGCGCCGACCTGGGTGTAATGATCTCGGCCTCGCACAATCCGATGCCGGACAACGGCATCAAGATCTTCGCGGCCGGCGGCCGCAAACTCGACGACGACGCCGAGGACCGGATCGAGGATCTCCTCGCCACCGCCGACACGGGCCGCGGGCCGACCGGGGCCGGAATCGGCCGGGTACGCACCGTCCCGGACGCCGAGAACCGCTACCTTCTCCACCTGGCGTCCGCATCCTCGGTGCGCCTGGACGGACTCACCGTGGTGGTGGACTGCGCGAACGGCGCGGCCTCGGGAACGGGCCCCGCCGCCTACCGAGCCGCGGGCGCGACCGTGATCGCGATCAACGACCGGCCCGACGGCATCGACATCAACGACGGGTGCGGTTCCACTCACCTCGAAGGGCTGCAGAAAGCGGTCGTCTCGAACGGTGCGGACCTCGGTCTCGCGCACGACGGCGACGCCGACCGCTGCCTGGCTGTCGATGCGAGTGGGTCGGTGATCGACGGCGACTCGATCATGGCGATCCTCGCCCTGGCCATGCGCGACTCCGGGGACCTCGCGGGCGACACCCTGGTCACGACGGTCATGAGCAATCTGGGTCTGCACCTGGCGATGAAGGACGCGGGGATTGCCGTCGTCACGACAGCGGTCGGTGACCGCTACGTTCTCGAGGGGCTCCGCGCCGGCGGATACTCGCTGGGCGGCGAACAGTCCGGCCACATCGTCTTTCCCGCATTCGGCACCACCGGCGACGGTATTCACACCGGGCTGGCGCTCATGGCGCGAGTGGCGCAGACCAGGCGCCCACTTGCCGAACTGGCCTCCGTCATGACGGCGCTTCCCCAGGTTCTCGTCAACGTCCGGGTGGACGACAAGGCCGCGGTGGCTGCCTCTTCCCTGGTTCTCGATGCCGTCGAGGCGGTCGAACGTCGACTCGGCGACCACGGCCGAGTGCTGCTCCGTCCGTCCGGGACGGAGCAGCTCGTCCGGGTCATGGTCGAGGCGCCGGACACCGAGACCGCACAGACGACGGCGGACGAACTCGCGGCGATCGTGGCCGCCGTCTGA
- the glmS gene encoding glutamine--fructose-6-phosphate transaminase (isomerizing), which produces MCGIVGYVGHREALPVVVEALRRMEYRGYDSAGIAILDGSGGTAVEKKAGRLSNLEAELDELGTEGFTGTTGMGHTRWATHGRPTDRNAHPHRDVTGKVAVVHNGIIENFAPLRAELEQAGIDFASDTDTEVAVHLVSHAYESGETAGDFVESALSVLRRLEGAFTLVFTHGDHPDTIVAARRSTPLVVGVGEGETFVGSDVAAFIEHTRDAVELGQDQVVVITSAGYTIMDFDGVEVPGRPFRIDWDLAAAEKGGHDYFMLKEIEEQPGAVADTLLGHFDAGRIVLDEQRLSDQELRDVDKVFVVACGSAYHSGLLAKYAIEHWTRLPVEVELASEFRYRDPVLDRSTLVVAISQSGETADTLEAVRHAKDQKARVLAVCNTNGAQIPREADAVLYTRAGPEIGVASTKAFLAQITANYLVGLALAQARGTKYPDEVAREYADLEAMPDLVSRVLETVEPVRALARELADSPTVLFLGRHVGYPVALEGALKLKELAYMHAEGFAAGELKHGPIALIEDGLPVIVVMPSPKGRAVLHSKLLSNIREIQARGARTVVIAEEGDDAVRPFADHLIEIPAAPTLLQPLLSTVPLQVFAAEVAQARGYDVDKPRNLAKSVTVE; this is translated from the coding sequence ATGTGCGGGATCGTGGGATATGTCGGCCACCGTGAGGCTCTACCTGTCGTGGTCGAGGCGTTGCGGCGGATGGAGTACCGCGGATACGACTCGGCCGGGATAGCCATCCTCGACGGGTCGGGCGGAACCGCGGTCGAGAAGAAGGCCGGTCGGCTGTCCAACCTCGAGGCCGAGCTCGACGAGCTGGGTACCGAGGGGTTCACGGGCACCACCGGGATGGGGCACACCCGCTGGGCGACCCACGGCCGTCCCACCGATCGCAATGCCCATCCGCACCGGGACGTGACCGGCAAGGTCGCCGTGGTGCACAACGGCATCATCGAGAACTTCGCCCCGCTGCGGGCCGAGCTGGAACAGGCCGGGATCGACTTCGCGAGCGACACCGACACCGAGGTCGCGGTGCACCTCGTCTCGCACGCGTACGAGTCGGGCGAGACGGCAGGCGACTTCGTCGAGAGCGCGCTGTCGGTGCTGCGCCGCCTGGAGGGTGCGTTCACCCTGGTCTTCACGCACGGCGATCACCCCGACACGATCGTCGCGGCTCGCCGGTCGACGCCGCTGGTGGTGGGCGTGGGAGAGGGCGAGACGTTCGTCGGTTCGGACGTCGCGGCCTTCATCGAGCACACCCGTGACGCCGTGGAGCTGGGTCAGGACCAGGTGGTCGTGATCACCTCCGCCGGGTACACGATCATGGACTTCGACGGCGTGGAGGTGCCCGGGCGCCCGTTCCGGATCGACTGGGATCTCGCTGCCGCGGAGAAGGGCGGCCACGACTACTTCATGCTCAAGGAGATCGAGGAGCAGCCGGGCGCCGTCGCGGACACGCTCCTCGGGCATTTCGACGCGGGTCGTATCGTCCTCGACGAGCAGCGCCTGTCCGATCAGGAACTTCGCGACGTGGACAAGGTCTTCGTGGTCGCGTGCGGGAGCGCCTATCACTCCGGGTTGCTCGCCAAGTACGCCATCGAGCACTGGACCCGGCTCCCGGTCGAGGTGGAACTCGCCAGCGAGTTCCGATACCGCGACCCGGTCCTCGACCGTTCGACCCTGGTCGTCGCCATCTCGCAGTCCGGGGAGACCGCGGACACCCTCGAGGCCGTGCGGCACGCGAAGGACCAGAAGGCGCGCGTCCTCGCCGTGTGCAACACCAACGGCGCCCAGATTCCCCGCGAGGCGGACGCGGTGCTCTACACCCGGGCCGGTCCGGAGATCGGGGTCGCCTCCACCAAGGCGTTCCTCGCGCAGATCACGGCGAACTACCTGGTCGGGCTGGCGCTCGCCCAGGCCAGGGGCACGAAGTACCCGGACGAGGTCGCTCGCGAGTACGCCGATCTCGAGGCGATGCCCGACCTGGTGAGCCGGGTGCTCGAGACGGTCGAGCCGGTGCGCGCGCTGGCACGTGAGCTGGCGGATTCGCCGACGGTGCTCTTCCTCGGCCGGCACGTGGGCTATCCGGTGGCGCTCGAGGGCGCGCTGAAGCTCAAGGAACTCGCCTACATGCACGCCGAGGGATTCGCGGCCGGCGAACTCAAGCACGGTCCCATCGCTCTGATCGAGGACGGCCTGCCCGTCATCGTGGTGATGCCGTCCCCGAAGGGACGCGCGGTGCTGCACTCGAAACTCCTGAGCAACATCCGGGAGATCCAGGCCCGCGGCGCGCGGACCGTGGTCATCGCCGAGGAGGGCGACGACGCGGTGCGGCCGTTCGCCGACCACCTCATCGAGATCCCGGCCGCCCCGACGCTGCTGCAGCCGCTGCTGTCGACGGTGCCGTTGCAGGTGTTCGCGGCCGAGGTGGCCCAGGCACGCGGCTACGACGTCGACAAGCCGCGCAATCTGGCGAAGTCCGTCACGGTCGAATAG
- a CDS encoding cupredoxin domain-containing protein, translated as MKGFRSTVVAVASATALVASACGGDADDAPPPPSGPVVEITGMAYSPNVITVDVGDTVTWNFDDRGRAHDVVGVGGEAAFLRSPLQATGTWAHTFTEPGTFEYTCTPHPDMRGTVIVR; from the coding sequence ATGAAGGGTTTTCGCAGCACCGTCGTCGCCGTCGCATCCGCCACCGCACTCGTCGCCTCGGCCTGCGGAGGTGACGCCGACGACGCACCCCCGCCTCCCTCCGGGCCGGTCGTCGAGATCACGGGAATGGCGTACTCGCCGAACGTCATCACCGTCGACGTGGGCGACACGGTCACCTGGAACTTCGACGACCGCGGCCGGGCACACGACGTCGTCGGGGTCGGCGGCGAGGCGGCGTTCCTGCGCAGCCCGCTGCAGGCGACCGGCACCTGGGCCCACACCTTCACCGAGCCCGGCACGTTCGAGTACACCTGCACGCCGCACCCCGACATGCGGGGAACGGTGATCGTGCGGTAG
- a CDS encoding bifunctional ADP-dependent NAD(P)H-hydrate dehydratase/NAD(P)H-hydrate epimerase has protein sequence MRPYYTAEQVRDAEAPLLEALPDGALMRRAAHGLARVIAAELHERTGGVAARSVLLLVGSGDNGGDALWAGALLRRRGVAVTAVLLAPDRTHPAGSAALRRAGGRAVDVAEVDAALLDRVRPDLAVDGIVGISGQGPLRPAAAELVAALSVPIVAVDLPSGVDPDTGAVDGPAVQAAVTVTFGARKRVHVLAAPRCGRVDLVPLGLSLGPADLVTLDASEVGQWWPVPGPGDDKYSQGVVGVVAGSDGYPGAGVLCTGAAVTATSGLVRYAGPSRAEVLARWPEVIATPEVASAGRVQAWVVGPGAGTDDAAEDVLAEVLSSEVPVLVDADGLTVVARRPDLVTGRAAPTVLTPHAGEFERLTGTAPGPDRVGAVRALAREWGVTLLLKGRATIIADPAGQTFVNEAGGSWSSTAGAGDVLSGVVGALLAAGIPPARAAAMGARVHSLAANLAAHGGMSGVTDGAGRAPISAGDLLSHLREAVRVVRATR, from the coding sequence GTGCGTCCGTACTACACCGCGGAGCAGGTCCGGGACGCCGAGGCCCCGCTCCTCGAGGCACTTCCCGACGGAGCGTTGATGCGCCGCGCCGCGCACGGCCTGGCTCGCGTGATCGCTGCCGAACTGCACGAGCGCACCGGTGGTGTCGCCGCACGATCGGTGCTCCTTCTCGTCGGTTCCGGCGACAACGGTGGTGATGCGCTGTGGGCGGGCGCGCTTCTGCGCCGTCGCGGGGTGGCGGTGACCGCCGTCCTCCTGGCTCCGGACCGCACGCACCCGGCGGGGTCGGCCGCGCTGCGCCGCGCGGGCGGACGGGCGGTCGACGTCGCGGAGGTGGACGCCGCGCTGCTCGATCGGGTCCGTCCCGACCTGGCCGTGGACGGCATCGTCGGAATCTCCGGACAGGGCCCGTTGCGTCCGGCCGCCGCCGAACTGGTTGCCGCACTGTCGGTGCCGATCGTCGCGGTCGATCTGCCCAGCGGTGTCGATCCCGACACCGGTGCGGTGGACGGTCCGGCGGTGCAGGCCGCGGTGACGGTGACGTTCGGTGCACGCAAACGGGTCCACGTTCTCGCCGCCCCACGGTGCGGGCGCGTAGACCTGGTCCCCCTGGGACTTTCCCTGGGCCCGGCCGATCTGGTGACACTCGATGCGAGCGAGGTCGGACAGTGGTGGCCGGTGCCGGGCCCGGGAGACGACAAGTATTCGCAGGGCGTGGTCGGGGTCGTGGCCGGGAGCGACGGCTACCCGGGCGCGGGCGTGCTGTGCACCGGAGCCGCCGTCACCGCCACGTCCGGACTGGTCCGCTACGCCGGACCGTCCCGGGCCGAGGTGCTCGCGCGCTGGCCCGAGGTGATCGCCACCCCGGAGGTGGCGTCGGCGGGCCGGGTTCAGGCCTGGGTGGTCGGCCCCGGGGCAGGCACGGACGACGCGGCCGAGGACGTTCTGGCCGAGGTGCTGTCGAGTGAAGTCCCCGTTCTGGTGGATGCGGACGGGCTCACCGTGGTGGCACGGCGGCCGGATCTGGTCACCGGCCGGGCGGCGCCGACCGTGCTCACCCCGCACGCCGGAGAGTTCGAGCGCCTGACGGGCACCGCCCCCGGGCCCGATCGAGTCGGGGCCGTCCGCGCCCTGGCCCGGGAATGGGGCGTCACCCTGTTGCTCAAGGGACGGGCCACGATCATCGCCGACCCGGCCGGGCAGACGTTCGTCAACGAGGCCGGTGGGTCGTGGTCGTCGACGGCGGGTGCAGGGGACGTCCTGTCCGGCGTCGTCGGGGCCCTGCTGGCCGCCGGTATCCCACCGGCGAGGGCCGCGGCGATGGGCGCCCGGGTACATTCGCTCGCAGCGAACCTGGCGGCACACGGCGGGATGAGCGGGGTCACGGACGGAGCCGGCCGGGCCCCGATCTCGGCGGGAGATCTGCTCTCCCACCTGCGTGAGGCCGTTCGCGTGGTGCGTGCCACACGATGA
- the alr gene encoding alanine racemase, with amino-acid sequence MTLTEADPSDEPKYEAGSVVAPQIEAVIDLDAVAHNVRILREHAAGSALMAVVKADGYNHGAVPVARAAIAAGADELGVTTVAEALELRAAGIDVPVLSWLHTVDAHYDPAIEADVELGVSSPRHLEAVVAAARRTGRTATVTVKVDTGLNRNGVARTEWDDFVPVLVRSLAEGAVRLRGVFSHLAHADEPHHEVIDAQRDRLDSAVADLRRQGVRPEVVHLSNSAATLTRPDLRFDMVRPGIALYGLSPAPEIGDFGLRPVMTMRSRVALVKKVPAGEGVSYGHTWTAPRDTVVALLPVGYADGLPRTLSGRFEVQIGDRRRPAVGRVCMDQVVVDLGPDGGGVREGDVAYFFGNGDHGEPGAQAWADTLGTIHYEIVCGVKGRTVRTYVGSAGVHSAGGVDRNA; translated from the coding sequence ATGACGCTGACCGAGGCGGATCCGTCCGACGAACCGAAGTACGAGGCTGGGAGTGTCGTCGCTCCGCAGATCGAGGCGGTGATCGATCTCGATGCGGTGGCCCACAACGTGCGCATCCTGCGTGAGCACGCCGCCGGCAGTGCGTTGATGGCGGTCGTCAAGGCCGACGGATACAACCACGGCGCCGTGCCCGTCGCCAGGGCGGCGATCGCCGCCGGTGCGGACGAACTCGGTGTGACGACGGTGGCGGAGGCGCTGGAGTTGCGCGCGGCGGGCATCGACGTGCCCGTGCTGTCCTGGCTGCACACCGTCGATGCGCACTACGACCCGGCGATCGAGGCCGATGTCGAGCTGGGCGTGTCGTCGCCACGTCATCTCGAGGCCGTCGTCGCTGCGGCCCGCCGGACCGGCCGCACCGCCACCGTGACCGTGAAGGTGGACACCGGTCTGAATCGCAACGGCGTGGCACGCACGGAGTGGGACGACTTCGTTCCCGTGCTCGTGCGGTCGCTCGCGGAGGGCGCGGTGCGACTGCGCGGTGTCTTCTCCCACCTGGCACACGCGGACGAGCCGCATCACGAGGTGATCGACGCCCAGCGTGACCGGCTCGACTCCGCCGTGGCCGATCTGCGACGTCAGGGCGTACGCCCCGAGGTGGTGCACCTGTCCAATTCTGCGGCCACGCTGACCAGACCGGACCTGCGTTTCGACATGGTCCGTCCCGGAATCGCGCTCTACGGTCTCTCACCGGCACCCGAGATCGGGGATTTCGGGCTGCGCCCGGTCATGACGATGCGTTCGCGGGTCGCGCTCGTGAAGAAGGTCCCGGCAGGCGAAGGTGTGTCGTACGGACACACCTGGACCGCCCCCCGGGACACCGTCGTCGCGCTCCTGCCGGTCGGGTACGCGGACGGACTGCCCAGGACGCTGAGCGGACGCTTCGAGGTACAGATCGGCGATCGCCGGCGGCCGGCGGTGGGGCGGGTGTGCATGGATCAGGTCGTGGTGGACCTCGGCCCGGACGGCGGCGGCGTACGGGAAGGAGACGTGGCGTACTTCTTCGGGAACGGCGACCACGGCGAACCGGGCGCGCAGGCCTGGGCGGACACACTCGGCACCATCCACTACGAGATCGTGTGCGGGGTCAAGGGCCGCACGGTCCGTACGTACGTCGGGTCGGCGGGTGTGCACTCTGCGGGCGGGGTCGACCGGAATGCCTGA
- the tsaE gene encoding tRNA (adenosine(37)-N6)-threonylcarbamoyltransferase complex ATPase subunit type 1 TsaE: MPDDHRSRGFPDRGRIVLDTAADTADFGRRLGGGLVAGDLVVLDGPLGAGKTALTKGIAIGLGAHGRVTSPTFVIAREHRAGVRPDGAPGVGMVHVDAYRLGAGADTLGELDALDLDTDLESAVVVVEWGEGIVETLTETHLRVRLRREPDSDVRTAEWEWVS, encoded by the coding sequence ATGCCTGACGATCACCGGAGCCGGGGGTTTCCGGATCGGGGAAGAATCGTCCTGGACACCGCGGCGGACACGGCCGATTTCGGTCGCCGGTTGGGCGGTGGGCTCGTCGCGGGCGATCTCGTGGTTCTGGACGGCCCGCTGGGAGCGGGCAAGACGGCGCTGACGAAGGGCATCGCGATCGGTCTGGGGGCGCACGGGAGGGTCACGTCGCCGACGTTCGTGATTGCCAGGGAACACCGTGCAGGAGTACGGCCGGACGGCGCACCGGGAGTGGGGATGGTGCACGTCGACGCCTATCGGCTCGGTGCCGGCGCCGATACGCTCGGCGAGCTCGACGCGCTGGATCTGGACACCGACCTGGAATCGGCGGTCGTGGTCGTCGAATGGGGGGAGGGCATCGTCGAGACGCTCACCGAGACTCATCTGCGGGTGCGGCTGCGGAGGGAACCCGATTCGGACGTGCGCACCGCCGAGTGGGAATGGGTGTCCTGA
- the tsaB gene encoding tRNA (adenosine(37)-N6)-threonylcarbamoyltransferase complex dimerization subunit type 1 TsaB has product MLVLAIDTSTPAVTAGVVAASADATATASADAAHTLAVHTLAARVTVDARAHAEVLTPQILDAIAETGKSTADLDAVVVGVGPGPFTGLRVGMATAAAFADALSIPVYGVCGLDAIARQVGTDEELLVVTDARRREVYWARYRGRSRVEGPAVSKPADVPAAPSTVVAGSAVHAGLFDLPRRDVQAPSPAGLVSVAAEQLLAHAEPAPLVPLYLRRPDAVETADRRG; this is encoded by the coding sequence GTGCTCGTCCTTGCGATCGATACCTCGACCCCGGCGGTGACCGCCGGGGTCGTCGCCGCGTCGGCAGACGCCACTGCCACTGCGTCGGCAGACGCCGCCCACACCCTTGCCGTCCATACTCTTGCCGCCCGGGTCACGGTCGACGCCCGCGCGCACGCCGAGGTACTGACCCCGCAGATCCTGGATGCGATCGCGGAGACGGGGAAGTCGACAGCCGACCTCGACGCCGTGGTCGTCGGCGTGGGGCCGGGCCCGTTCACCGGGCTACGGGTGGGAATGGCCACGGCTGCCGCGTTCGCCGATGCGCTCTCGATTCCCGTGTACGGCGTGTGCGGTCTCGACGCGATCGCCCGTCAGGTGGGGACCGACGAGGAGCTACTGGTGGTCACGGACGCACGTCGCCGCGAGGTGTACTGGGCGCGGTATCGGGGACGGTCCCGGGTGGAAGGCCCCGCGGTGTCGAAGCCGGCGGACGTCCCGGCTGCACCGTCGACCGTGGTCGCGGGTTCGGCAGTGCATGCCGGACTGTTCGATCTGCCGCGACGCGACGTGCAGGCACCGTCGCCGGCCGGGCTGGTCTCCGTGGCGGCCGAACAACTGCTGGCGCATGCGGAGCCGGCCCCGCTCGTGCCGTTGTATCTGCGCCGTCCCGACGCGGTGGAGACGGCGGACCGCCGGGGATGA
- the rimI gene encoding ribosomal protein S18-alanine N-acetyltransferase: MTVGIEPMLPADAERCAELERALFAGDGPWSAQAFRSELASPHVHYVVARDGDLLVGYGGIALLGASPSTESEIHTIGTDPGYQRRGIGGALLGRLLALADRHGGPVFLEVRTDNEAAIALYRREGFEIVGTRKNYYQPSGADAYTMRRPTRIAAEDVVGR, from the coding sequence ATGACCGTGGGTATCGAACCGATGCTGCCTGCCGACGCCGAGCGGTGTGCGGAGCTCGAACGGGCCCTGTTCGCCGGTGACGGACCGTGGTCGGCGCAGGCGTTCCGCTCCGAACTCGCTTCGCCGCACGTGCACTACGTCGTGGCCCGGGACGGCGACCTGCTCGTCGGGTACGGGGGAATCGCGCTCCTCGGCGCATCCCCGTCGACGGAGTCCGAGATCCACACCATCGGTACCGATCCCGGGTACCAGCGTCGTGGAATCGGAGGGGCGCTGCTCGGCCGGTTGCTGGCGCTCGCGGACCGGCACGGCGGCCCGGTGTTCCTCGAGGTCCGCACCGACAACGAGGCGGCGATCGCCCTGTACCGGCGCGAGGGTTTCGAGATCGTCGGAACGCGGAAGAACTATTACCAGCCGAGCGGGGCGGACGCCTACACCATGCGCCGACCCACCCGGATCGCAGCAGAGGATGTGGTCGGCCGATGA
- the tsaD gene encoding tRNA (adenosine(37)-N6)-threonylcarbamoyltransferase complex transferase subunit TsaD: MIVMGIESSCDETGVGIVRLRPDGTCELLADEVASSVDQHARFGGVVPEIASRAHLEAVVPTMRRALAAAGVDKPDALAVTIGPGLAGALLVGIAAAKAYAAAWDVPFYAVNHLGGHVAVDTLEHGPMPPCVALLVSGGHTHLLHVEDLGKPIVELGTTVDDAAGEAFDKVARLLGLGYPGGPALDAAARSGDRTAIPFPRGMTGPRDARHDFSFSGLKTAVARYVEAKDRAGEPYSVADVAASFQEAVADVLTMKAVRAATDVGVDTLVLGGGATANSRLRTLAEERCAAAGLTLRVPAPRLCTDNGVMIAALGAHVIAGGAEPSPLTVAGDPGLPVGTSQVR, from the coding sequence ATGATCGTCATGGGTATCGAGAGCTCGTGTGACGAGACCGGTGTCGGCATCGTCCGGCTGCGGCCGGACGGTACCTGCGAGCTGCTCGCCGACGAGGTCGCCTCGAGCGTGGACCAACACGCCAGGTTCGGGGGAGTGGTCCCGGAGATCGCCTCCCGGGCGCACCTCGAGGCCGTGGTGCCGACGATGCGACGCGCGCTGGCTGCGGCCGGTGTGGACAAGCCCGACGCGCTGGCCGTGACGATCGGTCCCGGTCTGGCCGGGGCGCTGCTCGTCGGTATCGCCGCGGCGAAGGCGTACGCCGCGGCCTGGGACGTGCCCTTCTACGCGGTCAACCATCTCGGCGGCCACGTCGCCGTGGACACCCTCGAGCACGGCCCGATGCCGCCCTGCGTGGCACTGCTGGTGTCCGGCGGACACACCCATCTCCTGCACGTCGAGGATCTGGGGAAGCCGATCGTGGAGCTGGGGACCACCGTCGACGATGCCGCAGGCGAGGCCTTCGACAAGGTCGCCCGCCTGCTGGGCCTGGGCTATCCCGGTGGTCCGGCACTGGACGCGGCCGCGCGCTCGGGCGATCGCACGGCGATCCCGTTTCCGCGCGGGATGACCGGTCCGCGCGATGCGCGGCACGATTTCTCCTTCTCCGGTCTGAAGACCGCGGTCGCCCGCTACGTCGAGGCGAAGGACCGGGCGGGGGAGCCGTACTCGGTTGCCGACGTCGCGGCGAGCTTCCAGGAGGCGGTCGCGGACGTGCTGACGATGAAGGCCGTGCGCGCGGCCACCGACGTCGGGGTGGACACCCTGGTCCTCGGCGGCGGCGCGACGGCCAACTCGCGGCTGCGCACTCTGGCCGAGGAACGCTGCGCCGCAGCGGGGTTGACGTTGCGCGTACCTGCGCCGCGGTTGTGTACCGACAACGGGGTGATGATCGCGGCGCTCGGCGCCCACGTGATCGCCGGAGGGGCCGAGCCCTCGCCGCTGACGGTGGCGGGCGACCCGGGCCTGCCGGTGGGCACGAGTCAGGTGCGCTAG